The following proteins are encoded in a genomic region of Arachis stenosperma cultivar V10309 chromosome 4, arast.V10309.gnm1.PFL2, whole genome shotgun sequence:
- the LOC130977076 gene encoding stromal 70 kDa heat shock-related protein, chloroplastic, whose translation MASSSAQIHGLGTPSFAGSASLKKQNSHRTVFLGQRLSSSSFPRSAFLKLRSTAARRGYNVGPLRVVNEKVVGIDLGTTNSAVAAMEGGKPTIITNAEGQRTTPSVVAYTKTGDRLVGQIAKRQAVVNPENTFFSVKRFIGRKMSEVDEESKQVSYKVIRDENGNVKLDCPAIGKQFAAEEISAQVLRKLVDDASKFLNDKVTKAVVTVPAYFNDSQRTATKDAGRIAGLEVLRIINEPTAASLAYGFEKKNNETILVFDLGGGTFDVSVLEVGDGVFEVLSTSGDTHLGGDDFDKRIVDWLAGNFKRDEGIDLLKDKQALQRLTETAEKAKMELSSLTQTNISLPFITATADGPKHIETTLTRAKFEELCSDLLDRLKTPVENSLRDAKLNIKDIDEVILVGGSTRIPAVQELVKKMTGKDPNVTVNPDEVVALGAAVQAGVLAGDVSDIVLLDVTPLSLGLETLGGVMTKIIPRNTTLPTSKSEVFSTAADGQTSVEINVLQGEREFVRDNKSLGSFRLDGIPPAPRGVPQIEVKFDIDANGILSVTAIDKGTGKKQDITITGASTLPNDEVDRMVKEAEKFAKEDKEKRDAIDTKNQADSVVYQTEKQLKELGDKVPGPVKEKVEAKLGELKDAISGGSTQAIKDAMAALNQEVMQLGQSLYNQPGAAGAGPAAPESGGPTESSGKGTDGDVIDADFTDSK comes from the exons ATGGCTTCTTCAAGCGCCCAGATACACGGTCTCGGAACTCCATCCTTCGCCGGCAGTGCCTCCCTCAAGAAGCAAAATAGTCACCGGACGGTGTTCCTCGGCCAGAGGCTCAGCTCCTCATCGTTCCCGCGCTCCGCGTTCCTCAAGCTCAGGAGCACCGCCGCTCGCAGAGGTTACAACGTTGGTCCTCTCAGAGTCGTCAATGAGAAGGTCGTCGGCATCGATTTGGGAACCACCAACTCCGCCGTGGCTGCCATGGAAGGAGGCAAGCCCACCATCATCACTAACGCCGAGGGTCAGAGGACTACCCCTTCCGTCGTTGCCTACACCAAGACCGGCGACAGGCTGGTTGGCCAGATTGCGAAGCGGCAGGCGGTGGTGAACCCGGAGAACACCTTCTTCTCCGTTAAGAGGTTTATCGGAAGGAAGATGTCGGAGGTGGACGAGGAGTCCAAGCAGGTCTCCTACAAAGTCATTAGGGATGAGAACGGCAATGTCAAACTCGACTGCCCCGCCATCGGCAAGCAGTTCGCCGCCGAAGAGATTTCCGCTCAG GTTTTGAGGAAGCTTGTGGATGATGCTTCAAAGTTTTTGAATGACAAAGTAACAAAGGCCGTGGTCACTGTGCCTGCTTACTTCAACGATTCTCAAAGGACTGCTACAAAGGATGCTGGTCGGATTGCTGGTTTGGAAGTTCTTCGTATCATAAATGAACCAACTGCTGCCTCCCTTGCCTAtggatttgaaaagaagaataatgaaacaATCCTTGTGTTTGACCTTGGCGGTGGTACTTTTGATGTCTCGG TGCTTGAGGTTGGTGATGGAGTGTTTGAAGTGTTGTCTACTTCTGGAGATACACACTTGGGTGGTGATGACTTTGATAAG AGAATTGTCGATTGGCTGGCTGGAAACTTCAAGAGGGATGAAGGTATTGATCTTTTGAAAGATAAACAAGCTCTTCAGCGCCTTACCGAGACAGCTGAAAAAGCAAAAATGGAGCTCTCGTCATTGACCCAAACAAACATCAG TTTGCCGTTCATAACCGCTACAGCAGATGGCCCCAAGCATATTGAGACCACCCTTACAAGGGCTAAATTTGAAGAATTATGTTCAGATCTTCTTGATAG GCTAAAGACCCCAGTTGAAAATTCATTGAGAGATGCAAAGCTCAATATTAAGGATATTGATGAGGTGATTCTTGTGGGTGGATCAACACGTATCCCTGCTGTCCAGGAGCTTGTAAAGAAGATGACTGGGAAGGACCCAAATGTCACTGTCAATCCAGATGAAGTGGTTGCCCTTGGTGCTGCAGTTCAG GCTGGTGTCTTGGCTGGTGATGTCAGTGACATTGTTTTGTTGGATGTTACACCATTGTCTTTGGGTCTAGAAACTCTTGGTGGTGTAATGACAAAGATTATCCCAAGAAACACTACTCTTCCCACCTCGAAATCAGAGGTCTTCTCAACAGCTGCTGATGGACAGACCAGTGTAGAGATCAATGTGCTTCAGGGCGAGAGAGAATTTGTCAGGGACAATAAATCTCTTGGTAGCTTCCGTTTGGATGGTATCCCTCCTGCACCTCGTGGGGTTCCTCAGATTGAAGTCAAATTCGACATTGATGCCAATGGTATTCTCTCAGTCACTGCGATAGACAAGGGCACAGGCAAGAAACAAGATATTACAATTACTGGTGCTAGCACCTTGCCTAATGACGAG GTAGATAGGATGGTAAAGGAAGCGGAGAAATTTGCAAAGGAGGACAAAGAGAAGAGAGATGCTATTGACACCAAGAACCAGGCGGATTCAGTTGTGTACCAGACTGAGAAGCAGTTGAAAGAGCTTGGAGACAAGGTTCCTGGCCCCGTGAAGGAGAAGGTTGAAGCAAAATTGGGAGAGCTTAAAGATGCAATTTCAGGTGGTTCAACCCAAGCCATTAAGGATGCCATGGCTGCTCTCAACCAGGAAGTTATGCAACTTGGCCAGTCCCTATACAACCAGCCAGGAGCTGCAGGCGCAGGTCCTGCTGCACCTGAATCTGGTGGCCCTACAGAATCATCGGGCAAGGGAACAGATGGAGATGTGATCGATGCTGATTTTACAGACTCTAAGTGA
- the LOC130977077 gene encoding uncharacterized protein LOC130977077, with translation MAGEGGDVSVANGADETANPESAASSPKSKVKFMCSHGGKVLPRPSDGLLKYVGGETRVVSVPRNVTFYELMKKLHGMIEGGESMVLKYQLVPEDLDTLVSVRNDEDLKHMIDEHDRHEVGGAPMLRTFMCPSKPLLVVDKDNQGTSGTEPYPLEQRYIDAINGFQRISPRSRPSPIRAAFNAPSACSSPKSNSPDGHTTDLVHESPPFHGHILGLGLGRRSTMHRVHSSPSISSLSNIHSLAVQQHEHHNHYHNHSPSHQSQNQGQSQGQGQNQGHHPPAHLPASYQRTAPQDQLVGMGRPPPLLALRRSDMGSRSANSSSSTFNYYYPPTNNNNCRPPKGYGYYDESPAYGGGMGERVGSVPQSPRNSIWE, from the exons ATGGCGGGAGAGGGAGGCGATGTTAGCGTTGCCAACGGCGCTGATGAAACAGCAAACCCGGAATCCGCAGCCTCCTCTCCAAAGAGCAAGGTCAAGTTCATGTGCAGCCATGGTGGCAAGGTTCTTCCCCGTCCCTCCGATGGCCTCCTCAAGTACGTCGGCGGCGAGACTCGCGTCGTGTCTGTCCCTAGGAACGTCACTTTCTACG AGTTGATGAAGAAGCTGCATGGAATGATCGAAGGAGGAGAAAGCATGGTGCTAAAGTATCAGCTGGTGCCGGAAGATCTGGACACACTGGTATCGGTGAGGAACGACGAGGATCTAAAGCATATGATTGACGAGCATGACCGTCACGAAGTTGGAGGAGCTCCCATGCTGCGGACATTCATGTGCCCGTCGAAGCCGCTTTTGGTGGTGGACAAAGATAACCAAGGAACATCAGGGACTGAGCCCTACCCCTTGGAGCAGCGCTACATTGATGCCATTAACGGCTTCCAGCGCATAAGCCCAAGGTCAAGGCCTAGTCCAATTAGGGCTGCATTCAACGCCCCCTCTGCCTGTTCATCCCCCAAATCCAACTCCCCAGACGGTCACACCACGGATCTCGTCCACGAATCGCCGCCCTTCCACGGCCACATTCTCGGTCTCGGTCTAGGCCGCCGTAGCACCATGCATAGAGTGCACAGCTCTCCCAGCATTTCTAGCCTAAGCAACATTCACAGCCTTGCCGTTCAACAGCATGAACACCATAACCATTATCACAATCATTCCCCGAGCCACCAGAGTCAGAACCAGGGCCAGAGCCAGGGTCAGGGCCAGAACCAAGGCCACCATCCTCCTGCTCATCTGCCTGCTTCTTATCAAAGAACCGCGCCACAAGATCAATTAGTTGGGATGGGAAGGCCGCCGCCGCTTTTGGCGCTGAGGAGGTCGGATATGGGTAGCAGGAGTGCAaatagtagtagtagtactTTCAACTATTATTATCCGcctactaataataataattgcaGACCCCCAAAAGGGTACGGATACTACGATGAATCTCCAGCATACGGTGGTGGCATGGGTGAAAGAGTTGGTAGTGTGCCTCAGAGTCCTAGAAACTCTATATGGGAATAA